The following proteins are co-located in the Telopea speciosissima isolate NSW1024214 ecotype Mountain lineage chromosome 9, Tspe_v1, whole genome shotgun sequence genome:
- the LOC122640764 gene encoding lysine-specific demethylase JMJ25-like translates to MVDNGELPEHLRCRRNDGRGWRCLMQVMENRSVCDFHFYQARLRQSKKKVPPSMKLKRNTLREKAAEASSLAVSVRKDFDFQNLGIPVKGQSNLAKVLKRKRAVRVADSLVKILKKMKSKKGDLQLELIRMFLRRQMERKKKRSSEGSNNGEELMRDLPNGLMAISPTPVRDFGNAVSSFDGKLGLDSYASFTRRCFRSKNIEPLPVGPLQILPCGKSISNSRRGGKKNCHQCRTSNAENLVHCLSCRRESFCTDCIRERYSELPLEEVKMACPVCRCSCNCEMCLSNQPKGIALKGFVEAEDKVTKILHFHYLVCLLLPVLKQINQEQRIELETEAKLEGKTRAEIKILQAKCGNDEQLYCDNCQSSIVDFHRSCSICSYDLCLSCCREIRQGTLPGMRQRSSVQKNSGSALLASSATLPDWKYSGDGSISCPPKELGGCGESLLDLRSVFPLNWTEELEINAEEIACSYDFPETIDVSPHCSLCSLMHDKAGGLDGKLQEAAARVDSDDNFLYCSTMEDLQHENLEHFQKHLSKGQPVIVRNVLQNSSNLSWDPVVMFHTFLERNSAKPGNDVKTVKATDCLDWCEVEIGIQQFFNGYIEGRTHANLWPEMLKLKDWPSPDLFQEQLPAHNAEFICALPFQEYTNPNSGILNLAVKLPKEFSKPDLGPRVYISYGIAEELGRGDSVTKLYFNSSDMVNVLVHTTEVTIPPLQVTEIQKLKKKHKAQDKNKSLRSSMDLNIVNVVKWRPSLSCESTEEAGCSEMLDVNGDTYLPNGEAGVSYLHSVTSTPEECDCSVKDEKTSDAEESNSDSDAPTDCYRNTLISEKSEDEEISCLEEKREHISKLVSDSCGAQWDVFRREDVPKLQEYLRRHFSEFRHTYCFPVEQVAHPILDQSFFLDTTHKRRLKEEFEVEPWTFDQHLGEAIFIPAGCPYQIRNIKSCINVALDFVSPENVQECIQLIDELRVLPKNHKAKEDKLEVKKMSVYGISAAVKEIRELTSSAL, encoded by the exons ATGGTGGACAACGGGGAGCTGCCGGAACATCTCCGTTGCCGGAGAAACGACGGTCGAGGATGGAGGTGTTTGATGCAAGTCATGGAGAACAGGAGTGTCTGCGATTTTCACTTCTACCAGGCTCGTTTGCGTCAGTCCAAGAAGAAGGTTCCACCTTCTATGAAGCTCAAGAGGAATACCCTCCGTGAGAAAGCCGCCGAAGCTTCTTCGTTGGCGGTGTCCGTAAGGAAAGATTTTGATTTTCAGAATCTTGGAATTCCGGTGAAAGGTCAGTCGAATTTGGCGAAAGTGTTGAAGAGGAAGCGTGCAGTTCGGGTGGCGGACTCTCTggtgaagattttgaagaagatgaagtcgAAAAAGGGTGACTTGCAGTTGGAATTGATAAGGATGTTTCTGCGGAGGcaaatggagaggaagaagaagcgaAGTTCCGAGGGGAGTAAcaacggggaagaattaatgaGGGACTTGCCCAATGGGCTGATGGCCATTTCCCCTACTCCTGTCAGGGATTTTGGCAATGCCGTCTCGTCTTTCGATGGAAAACTAGGGCTTGATTCGTATGCTTCTTTTACCCGACGCTGCTTCCGGTCCAAAAATATTGAACCTCTTCCCGTTGGCCCATTGCAG ATTCTTCCTTGCGGGAAAAGCATATCCAATTCCAGGAGGGGTGGGAAGAAGAATTGCCATCAGTGCCGAACAAGTAATGCTGAGAACCTTGTTCATTGTTTGAGTTGCCGAAGAGAGTCTTTCTGCACAGATTGCATTCGTGAAAG GTATTCTGAACTGCCACTCGAAGAAGTTAAGATGGCTTGCCCAGTTTGTCGTTGCTCCTGCAACTGTGAGATGTGCTTGAGTAATCAGCCAAAAGGGATTGCATTGAAG ggttttgttgAAGCTGAAGATAAGGTTACCAAAATCCTACATTTCCATTATTTGGTTTGTCTGCTTCTTCCAGTTCTGAAACAAATCAACCAGGAACAGAGGATTGAGTTGGAAACAGAGGCAAAACTTGAAG GAAAAACACGAGCCGAAATTAAGATTCTGCAGGCAAAATGTGGTAATGACGAGCAGCTTTACTG TGATAACTGCCAATCTTCCATTGTGGATTTCCATAGAAGCTGCTCAATTTGTTCCTATGACCTCTGCCTTAGTTGTTGTCGAGAGATACGTCAAGGCACCTTACCTGGAATGAGGCAGAGAAGCTCTGTTCAGAAAAACTCTGGTAGTGCATTATTAGCTTCTTCTGCAACACTTCCAGACTGGAAATATAGTGGTGATGGCAGTATTTCTTGCCCACCCAAGGAGCTTGGTGGTTGTGGTGAAAGTCTCCTGGACTTGAGAAGTGTTTTCCCATTAAATTGGACTGAAGAACTGGAAATAAATGCTGAAGAAATAGCATGCAGTTATGACTTTCCAGAAACTATAGATGTTTCACCACACTGTTCCTTATGTAGTCTCATGCATGATAAAGCTGGGGGACTTGATGGGAAATTGCAAGAAGCAGCTGCCAGAGTAGATTCTGATGATAACTTCTTGTACTGTTCAACTATGGAGGATCTTCAGCATGAAAACCTGGAACATTTCCAAAAGCATTTAAGTAAAGGTCAGCCTGTAATAGTTCGTAATGTGCTCCAGAATTCGTCAAACTTGAGCTGGGATCCTGTGGTCATGTTCCACACTTTTCTTGAAAGGAACAGTGCTAAGCCTGGGAATGATGTCAAGACTGTGAAAGCCACTGATTGCTTGGATTGGTGTGAG GTAGAAATTGGGATCCAGCAATTTTTTAACGGTTATATAGAGGGCCGAACACATGCCAATCTGTGGCCTGAGATGCTGAAATTGAAGGATTGGCCTTCTCCTGATTTGTTTCAGGAACAGCTTCCTGCGCATAATGCTGAATTCATCTGTGCTTTACCGTTTCAAGAATATACAAATCCTAACTCTGGTATTCTGAATCTTGCTGTCAAGTTGCCCAAGGAATTCTCAAAGCCTGACCTGGGTCCCCGTGTATATATTTCATACGGGATAGCCGAGGAGCTTGGGCGGGGTGATTCTGTAACTAAACTTTATTTTAATTCATCTGATATG GTGAATGTTCTGGTGCACACAACAGAAGTAACAATTCCTCCATTACAGGTAACTGAGATacagaaattaaagaaaaagcaCAAGGCTCAAGATAAGAATAAGTCTCTCAGGAGTTCTATGGACCTGAATATAGTAAATGTTGTGAAATGGAGGCCATCTTTGTCTTGTGAAAGCACAGAAGAAGCAGGATGTAGTGAGATGCTGGACGTTAATGGAGATACATatttacccaatggagaagctggAGTCTCATATTTACATTCTGTCACAAGTACACCTGAAGAATGTGATTGTAGTGTCAAAGATGAGAAGACATCGGATGCCGAAGAGTCCAACTCTGATTCTGATGCCCCAACTGATTGTTATAGAAATACTCTGATCTCTGAAAAATCTGAAGATGAAGAGATTTCTTGTctggaagaaaagagagaacataTATCGAAACTAGTGTCTGATTCCTGCGGTGCCCAATGGGATGTCTTCCGTAGGGAAGATGTTCCAAAGCTACAAGAATACCTAAGAAGGCACTTCAGTGAGTTCAGGCACACATATTGCTTTCCAGTTGAACAG GTTGCTCATCCAATTCTTGATCAGAGCTTCTTTCTTGATACAACCCATAAAAGAAGGCTTAAGGAGGAGTTCG AAGTCGAACCTTGGACTTTTGATCAGCATCTTGGAGAAGCCATCTTCATTCCTGCGGGATGCCCATATCAAATTAGGAATATTAAG TCTTGCATAAATGTGGCTTTGGACTTTGTGTCACCTGAGAATGTCCAAGAGTGTATTCAGTTGATTGATGAACTCCGTGTACTTCCAAAGAATCACAAAGCTAAAGAAGACAAGCTAGAG GTGAAGAAAATGAGTGTCTATGGTATTAGTGCTGCAGTTAAAGAAATCCGTGAGCTGACATCAAGTGCACTGTAA